GAGCCCTGGTCCGTATTGAAGATCTCCGGCTTGCCGTGACGAGCCAAAGCATCCTCCAGCGTCTCGACGCAGAATGCCGCCTCCATCGTGATCGATACCCGCCACGACAGCACGCGACGGCTGAACCAATCGAGCACGACGGCCAGATACACGAAGCCACGTGCCATCGGAATGTAGGTGATGTCCATCGCCCACACCTGGTTCGGCCGCGTGATCTCCATCCCGCGCAGCAGATACGGGTAGATCTTGTGGCCGGGCTCCGGCTTCGTGGTGCGCGGACGGCGGTAGAGCGCTTCTATCCCCATCCGCCGCATCAGCGTTTTGACATGCCGACGGCCGATCTTGCACCCCTCGGCAACCAGCAGGCCTCGCAACATCCGCGAGCCGGCGAAGGGAAACTCCAGATGCAGCCGGTCGAGACGTCGCATAACTTCCAGATCGGTCGCCGACACCGGCCGCGGCAGGTAGTAGACACTGCCACGGCTGATGCGCAGGACCTTCGCCTGCTTTGTGATCGGCAGATCGTGCGCACGGTCAATCATCGCTTTGCGCTCAGCAATCCCGCCTTGGTGAGCGCTCCCCCTAAAAAATCGTTTTCCAGCGTCAGCTCGCCGATCTTCGCGTGCAAGGACTTCACGTCCACGGTCGGTTGCGCCGCTCCCTTGCCGCCACCGGGACCAAAAACATCGGCAGCTCCGCCTTCGAGCTGGGCTTTCCACGATGTGATCTGATTGGGATGGATGTCGAACTGCTCCGCAAGCTGAGCCAGTGTTCGATCGCCCTTGATGGCGGCCAGCGCCACCTTCGCCT
The genomic region above belongs to Candidatus Angelobacter sp. and contains:
- a CDS encoding IS3 family transposase (programmed frameshift), with the translated sequence AKVALAAIKGDRTLAQLAEQFDIHPNQITSWKAQLEGGAADVFGPGGGKGAAQPTVDVKSLHAKIGELTLENGFFRGSAHQGGIAERKAMIDRAHDLPITKQAKVLRISRGSVYYLPRPVSATDLEVMRRLDRLHLEFPFAGSRMLRGLLVAEGCKIGRRHVKTLMRRMGIEALYRRPRTTKPEPGHKIYPYLLRGMEITRPNQVWAMDITYIPMARGFVYLAVVLDWFSRRVLSWRVSITMEAAFCVETLEDALARHGKPEIFNTDQGSQFTGEAFTGVLADNGIAISMDGKGAWRDNVFVERLWRTVKYEEVYLQAYDSVSEARASIGRYLDFYNGRRPHSSLDGTTPDQAYFTPLPLRLAA